One genomic window of Halorhabdus sp. CBA1104 includes the following:
- a CDS encoding YihY/virulence factor BrkB family protein: MQRQGRELIGTAREIVTTVRETRLSFLAAGTAYYAFVSVFPLVLLVVAVGSLLGGDAIAQQVIGTVSGALSPSGRQLLQEAFVSESGRTSATIVGVGVLAWSGLRVFRGLTIAFGTIYGTADEETFRGQLRRASLALLALGIGVGTVVTGTVLLSEAGIAFAGFAQTSAVVVALSGLLLPVYIVLPATSVGLREAAPGAITAAVGWTVLSVVFRVYAANAGQFDVYGVVGGALLFVTWLYVGASVLLLGGVVNAVLAGPDRQLQLRSPHTSGRDPTMTGRDGAGDGTDALDREGSGQTEADQHAEVEQLRADIERLEAEIDDRTVDRDDFESDLERYVRRRVRRGHAHGWGPYLVLLYGTVMTLGAFYFLGGGWAILAMLVIWLSTLGLYALMVLIGVATKIVGAPGRLLDRIRDWRD, encoded by the coding sequence ATGCAACGACAGGGACGTGAATTGATCGGGACGGCCCGGGAGATCGTCACTACCGTTCGGGAGACTCGACTATCTTTTCTGGCGGCGGGGACGGCGTATTACGCGTTCGTCTCGGTGTTCCCGCTTGTCTTGCTGGTCGTGGCCGTCGGCTCGCTGCTTGGTGGCGATGCGATCGCCCAGCAGGTCATCGGTACGGTCAGCGGGGCACTCTCGCCCAGTGGCCGTCAGTTGCTCCAGGAAGCCTTCGTCAGTGAGAGCGGTCGAACCAGTGCGACCATCGTCGGGGTCGGCGTGCTGGCCTGGAGTGGGTTGCGTGTCTTTCGCGGTCTCACGATAGCGTTCGGAACGATCTATGGCACCGCCGACGAGGAAACGTTCCGCGGCCAGTTGCGGAGGGCAAGTCTCGCGTTACTCGCGCTGGGGATCGGCGTGGGGACCGTCGTCACTGGCACAGTCCTCCTCTCGGAGGCGGGTATCGCCTTCGCCGGGTTCGCCCAGACGAGTGCGGTCGTTGTCGCGTTATCGGGCCTGTTGTTGCCGGTGTACATCGTCCTCCCAGCCACGTCAGTCGGGCTCCGCGAAGCAGCCCCGGGGGCGATCACGGCCGCCGTCGGGTGGACGGTATTGAGTGTCGTCTTTCGGGTCTACGCCGCGAATGCCGGCCAGTTCGACGTCTACGGCGTGGTTGGCGGCGCACTGCTGTTTGTCACCTGGCTGTACGTTGGGGCAAGTGTCCTCCTGCTTGGGGGCGTCGTCAACGCCGTCCTTGCGGGGCCAGACCGGCAATTACAACTTCGATCGCCTCACACGTCCGGGAGAGACCCGACAATGACCGGGAGAGACGGGGCGGGCGACGGGACCGACGCGCTGGATCGGGAGGGCAGCGGCCAGACTGAGGCCGACCAGCACGCGGAGGTCGAACAGTTACGCGCCGATATCGAGCGCCTCGAAGCCGAGATCGACGACCGGACGGTCGATCGTGATGACTTCGAAAGCGACCTCGAGCGGTACGTCCGCCGTCGCGTCCGTCGGGGTCACGCCCACGGCTGGGGACCGTACCTCGTCTTGCTGTACGGGACAGTCATGACGCTCGGGGCCTTCTACTTCCTGGGCGGCGGCTGGGCAATCCTGGCGATGCTGGTGATCTGGTTGTCGACACTCGGCCTGTACGCGCTGATGGTGCTGATCGGCGTGGCGACCAAAATCGTAGGCGCGCCAGGTCGCCTCCTGGATCGAATTCGTGACTGGCGCGATTGA
- a CDS encoding tRNA (guanine(26)-N(2))-dimethyltransferase, translated as MRVTEGRVTVDVPEQAEAGVGDAVFFNPDQELNRDLTVATLKAYRERIDARDEHPVETYLDATAASGIRGVRAAANDFETTLCDVDHDAVERCRANLASNDLDGDVVHRNANALMHERQFDVVDLDPFGTPIPFADAAVNSASRLLAVTATDLAPLCGAHFNSGVRSYSAVPRNTEYHGEMAVRMLLGALVRTAARYDVAARPILTHASDHYVRTYLEFDYGAQVADDAIAGLGHVHHCQHCLYRSTADGLVADPPESCPHCGEHLQTAGPLWLGSTHESGFLDTVETHLEETMGSRDRAGTLLETLSAELDEPTHYDQHRLCKRWDRSAMAMDDFLAALREGGYDASRTHYGGTTFKTDADVEAIRTATAKL; from the coding sequence ATGCGTGTCACGGAGGGACGGGTAACCGTCGATGTCCCCGAGCAGGCCGAGGCAGGTGTCGGCGATGCCGTCTTTTTCAATCCCGACCAGGAGTTGAATCGAGACCTGACGGTCGCCACACTCAAAGCCTACCGCGAACGGATCGACGCTCGCGACGAGCACCCCGTCGAGACCTATCTCGATGCGACGGCGGCAAGTGGCATCCGCGGCGTGCGGGCGGCCGCAAACGACTTCGAGACGACACTGTGTGACGTCGATCACGATGCTGTCGAGCGCTGCCGGGCAAATCTCGCTAGCAACGACCTCGATGGCGACGTCGTCCACCGGAACGCAAACGCACTCATGCACGAACGACAGTTCGACGTCGTGGATCTGGACCCGTTCGGGACGCCGATCCCGTTTGCCGACGCCGCGGTCAACAGCGCGAGTCGCCTACTCGCGGTGACGGCGACCGACCTCGCGCCCCTGTGTGGGGCTCACTTCAACAGTGGCGTCCGGTCTTACAGCGCGGTCCCGCGAAATACCGAGTACCACGGCGAGATGGCGGTCCGGATGCTCCTGGGCGCGCTGGTGCGGACCGCCGCACGCTACGACGTTGCGGCCCGGCCGATCCTCACCCACGCGAGCGATCACTACGTGCGGACCTACCTCGAGTTCGACTACGGCGCACAGGTCGCCGACGATGCGATCGCGGGACTCGGCCACGTCCACCACTGCCAGCATTGTCTGTATCGCTCGACGGCCGATGGACTCGTCGCCGACCCGCCAGAGAGTTGTCCCCACTGCGGTGAGCACCTCCAGACAGCCGGGCCGCTGTGGCTCGGGTCGACCCACGAGTCCGGCTTCCTCGATACGGTCGAAACACACCTCGAAGAGACGATGGGGAGCCGCGACCGTGCAGGAACGCTCCTCGAAACGCTCTCGGCAGAGTTGGACGAACCGACCCACTACGATCAACACCGTCTCTGTAAGCGCTGGGACCGGTCGGCGATGGCCATGGACGACTTTCTCGCCGCGCTCCGGGAGGGGGGCTACGACGCCAGCCGCACCCACTACGGCGGGACGACGTTCAAAACGGATGCCGACGTCGAAGCGATTCGGACGGCAACGGCAAAGCTGTAG
- a CDS encoding twin-arginine translocation signal domain-containing protein, translating to MSHDTTRRTFLQGIGATVATAGIAGTASAYEPRSATRFAQFNIEDLTTSQVQEEETSFYEDSSGDEQAAAAAELIQEIRPDVLVINELTNNIQQGKKTDKTNIRAFIDNYLRVPQRDDLDPIPFPYTFQPPVNTGVLPEEDYDFNKDGSAGERPGDAYGFGFYPGQYGMAIASQYPILESDIRTFQEFLWADMPNNLMPLDDGSMDLDEDGIYLTPEETDAFRLSSKTHADIPVRVDGEPVHVLTSHPTPPQYDGPNNFNGRWNHDEVRFWADYVANAEYIYDDDGNEGGLDDDRYVLMGDQNAAVMGERILKPAHAFFRENKDFYTDELPSSPGGENLGKPHATRIRGPRPGQAGDGDTVVGQLDRVLPSPALSYEDGGVVWPKPSDSRIETVRAASDHRMVWADLESPSQSSGVSELLAALRSDSSSAD from the coding sequence ATGTCGCACGACACGACCAGGCGGACGTTCCTGCAAGGGATCGGCGCGACTGTAGCGACCGCGGGTATCGCCGGAACGGCGAGTGCGTACGAGCCTCGTTCGGCGACGCGGTTTGCACAGTTCAACATCGAGGATCTCACAACGTCGCAGGTTCAAGAAGAAGAGACTAGTTTCTACGAAGACAGCTCCGGCGACGAGCAGGCAGCTGCGGCCGCAGAACTCATTCAAGAGATCCGGCCGGACGTCCTCGTCATCAACGAGCTGACAAACAACATTCAGCAGGGCAAGAAGACGGACAAGACGAACATCCGGGCGTTCATCGACAACTACCTCCGCGTGCCACAGCGGGACGATCTGGACCCGATTCCGTTCCCGTACACCTTCCAGCCACCGGTCAACACCGGCGTCCTCCCCGAGGAGGATTACGACTTCAACAAGGACGGGAGTGCGGGCGAGCGGCCCGGCGACGCCTACGGGTTCGGGTTCTACCCCGGCCAGTACGGCATGGCGATCGCCAGTCAGTATCCCATCCTGGAATCCGATATCAGAACCTTCCAGGAGTTCCTCTGGGCGGACATGCCCAACAACCTGATGCCCCTCGACGACGGCTCGATGGACCTCGACGAGGACGGCATCTACCTGACTCCGGAGGAGACAGACGCGTTCCGTCTCTCCTCGAAGACCCACGCCGACATTCCGGTTCGCGTAGACGGCGAGCCCGTTCACGTCCTCACGTCTCACCCGACCCCGCCACAGTACGACGGGCCGAACAACTTCAACGGCCGCTGGAACCACGACGAAGTCCGGTTCTGGGCGGATTACGTCGCCAACGCCGAGTACATCTACGACGACGACGGCAACGAGGGCGGACTCGACGACGATCGCTACGTCCTCATGGGCGATCAAAACGCCGCGGTCATGGGCGAACGCATCCTGAAGCCGGCCCACGCGTTCTTCCGGGAGAACAAGGACTTCTACACGGACGAACTCCCGAGCAGTCCCGGCGGCGAGAACCTCGGCAAGCCGCATGCGACCCGGATTCGCGGGCCGCGACCTGGCCAGGCCGGTGATGGCGATACCGTCGTCGGCCAACTGGATCGCGTGCTGCCCTCTCCCGCCCTCTCCTACGAGGATGGCGGCGTCGTCTGGCCCAAACCGAGCGATAGCCGGATCGAGACGGTCCGAGCCGCGTCCGACCACCGTATGGTCTGGGCCGATCTCGAATCCCCGTCCCAGTCGTCCGGTGTCAGCGAACTGCTCGCAGCGCTCCGATCGGATTCGTCGTCTGCGGACTAG
- a CDS encoding PAS domain-containing protein, which yields MESRDEIVVLHVDDESAFVETASQLLAREDERLVVETATSAAAALDVLAEIDVDCIVSDYEMPDCDGIAFLEAVRAEYDDLPFILFTGKGSEEIASDAISAGVTDYLQKGAGTSQYAVLANRVTNAVATARSRDRAATMHRMQKVLRDVNQRLVRAESRAQIEADVCTVISRIEPYGLVWIGAPAGGIVTVRASAGPATDYLDALTVEIDDAAPAVEPTAQALGGATSVVVQSIPDDPAPESWEALAREHGLRGVVTVPLVHGGRQFGALSVYSDQPAFFDQREHSLLAELGEDVAHAIHRAENERELRDKQADLRVYERAVASSSDLLAGIDTDYTLIFANERYREFHGISEDAVGEIPLPDALGEVWSEQIKAREDRVLDGAILNYEVTRTGPDGDERTFSVRDYPLKDRDGTILGVVGAMRDITPRKIAERELKRYKQRYDLAVEAAEIGIWDWDIRTDEVQFNEQWATMLGYSIAEIDNTIDAWEQRVNPEDLPDVAAALDAHLAGETDRYESEHRMRTAGGAWKWVQDIGRVTRRDEDGDPLRAVGVHIDVDDRVG from the coding sequence ATGGAGTCGCGGGACGAGATCGTCGTGTTGCACGTCGACGACGAGTCCGCGTTCGTCGAGACGGCCAGCCAGTTGCTCGCCCGTGAGGACGAGCGCCTCGTCGTCGAAACCGCGACCAGTGCTGCCGCGGCCCTGGACGTACTGGCGGAGATCGATGTCGATTGCATCGTCAGCGACTACGAGATGCCCGACTGTGACGGGATCGCGTTCCTCGAAGCCGTTCGTGCTGAGTACGATGACCTGCCGTTTATCCTCTTTACGGGCAAAGGGAGCGAGGAGATCGCCAGCGATGCCATCTCTGCCGGCGTGACCGACTATCTCCAGAAGGGGGCAGGCACGAGCCAGTACGCCGTCCTGGCCAATCGGGTCACGAACGCGGTCGCGACCGCCCGCAGTCGGGACCGGGCGGCGACGATGCACCGGATGCAGAAAGTCCTCCGGGACGTCAACCAGCGTCTCGTCCGCGCTGAAAGTCGGGCTCAGATCGAAGCGGACGTGTGTACAGTTATCAGCCGGATCGAGCCCTACGGACTGGTCTGGATTGGCGCGCCTGCGGGCGGCATCGTCACGGTCCGCGCGAGTGCCGGTCCCGCAACCGACTATCTGGATGCACTCACTGTCGAGATCGATGATGCCGCTCCCGCGGTGGAACCGACTGCACAAGCTCTCGGCGGAGCCACGTCGGTCGTGGTCCAGTCGATCCCGGACGATCCTGCCCCGGAGTCCTGGGAAGCCCTCGCCCGCGAGCACGGCCTCCGAGGTGTCGTCACCGTCCCACTCGTTCACGGCGGCCGGCAGTTCGGGGCCTTGAGTGTCTACAGCGACCAGCCGGCGTTTTTCGACCAGCGGGAACACTCTCTGCTGGCCGAACTGGGCGAAGACGTCGCACACGCGATCCATCGGGCCGAAAACGAGCGGGAATTGCGAGACAAACAGGCCGACCTGCGCGTCTACGAGCGGGCCGTCGCGTCTTCGAGTGATCTACTGGCCGGGATCGACACCGACTATACGCTCATTTTCGCCAACGAGCGCTACCGGGAATTTCACGGCATTTCCGAGGATGCCGTCGGCGAGATCCCGCTGCCCGACGCCTTAGGCGAGGTCTGGTCCGAGCAAATCAAAGCACGCGAGGATCGCGTTCTCGATGGGGCGATTCTCAACTACGAAGTGACGCGGACGGGCCCGGACGGTGACGAACGGACCTTTTCGGTCCGCGATTATCCACTGAAAGACCGCGACGGTACGATCCTCGGGGTCGTCGGGGCGATGCGGGACATCACCCCGCGAAAGATCGCCGAGCGAGAACTCAAACGCTACAAGCAACGGTACGATCTCGCCGTCGAGGCGGCTGAAATCGGCATCTGGGATTGGGATATCCGGACCGACGAGGTCCAATTCAACGAGCAGTGGGCGACGATGCTTGGGTATTCGATAGCGGAGATCGACAACACCATCGACGCCTGGGAACAGCGTGTCAATCCGGAAGATCTCCCCGACGTCGCGGCCGCCTTGGACGCTCATCTGGCCGGTGAGACCGACCGCTACGAGAGTGAACATCGCATGCGAACGGCCGGCGGGGCCTGGAAGTGGGTCCAGGACATCGGTCGGGTGACTCGCCGCGACGAGGACGGCGACCCGCTCCGTGCTGTCGGGGTGCACATCGACGTCGACGATCGCGTCGGGTGA